Proteins encoded together in one Caldilineales bacterium window:
- a CDS encoding DUF3524 domain-containing protein, protein MPRIILLSPYHTGSHAAWAEGYARHSRHRLRLLTMAGRFWKWRMQGGAIELAQQVGEACQTGERPDALVITDMVNLPALQALARPWLDAVPTLFYAHENQLTYPPPPGVTRDLTYGLINVLSMACANRIAFNSQHHLDEFFAELPRLLKHFPDYNHLEIIPQLRDKSLVLPVGLDLARLDACRTPPRPAGAPLRILWNQRWEYDKNPAEFFDALYALDAAGLPFEVCVAGENFRQQPAEFEATRAQLGSHIVHWGYAESRDAYARLLWEADLVLSTADHEFFGISVLEAMYCGCYPLLPHRLSYPELLPTEAHSAHLYRGFDDLVARLKWAALHPALVRQIDLSPVAARYDWRHLAPVYDAVLADLAGQGQGERP, encoded by the coding sequence ATGCCCCGCATCATCCTCCTCTCCCCCTACCACACCGGCTCGCACGCAGCCTGGGCCGAGGGCTACGCCCGCCACAGCCGCCATCGCCTGCGCCTGCTGACGATGGCCGGGCGCTTCTGGAAGTGGCGGATGCAGGGCGGGGCCATCGAGTTGGCGCAGCAGGTGGGGGAAGCCTGCCAGACCGGGGAGAGGCCGGACGCCCTGGTGATCACCGACATGGTCAATCTCCCCGCCCTGCAGGCCCTGGCCCGGCCCTGGCTCGACGCCGTCCCCACCCTCTTCTACGCTCACGAGAACCAACTCACCTATCCGCCCCCGCCCGGCGTGACGCGCGACCTCACCTATGGCCTGATCAACGTCCTCAGCATGGCCTGCGCCAACCGTATCGCTTTCAATAGCCAACACCACCTGGACGAATTCTTCGCCGAGCTGCCGCGCCTGCTCAAGCACTTCCCCGACTACAACCACCTGGAAATCATCCCCCAGCTACGGGACAAAAGCCTGGTGTTGCCCGTGGGCCTGGATCTGGCCCGGCTGGACGCCTGCCGGACGCCGCCCCGCCCTGCCGGCGCCCCCCTGCGCATCCTTTGGAACCAGCGCTGGGAGTACGACAAGAACCCGGCCGAGTTCTTCGACGCCCTCTATGCCCTCGACGCCGCCGGGCTGCCGTTCGAGGTCTGTGTGGCCGGCGAGAACTTCCGCCAGCAGCCGGCCGAGTTCGAGGCGACGCGGGCGCAGCTCGGCTCACACATCGTCCACTGGGGCTACGCCGAAAGCCGGGATGCCTATGCCCGGCTGCTGTGGGAGGCCGACCTGGTGCTCTCCACCGCCGATCACGAATTCTTCGGCATCTCCGTCCTGGAGGCGATGTACTGCGGCTGCTATCCCCTCCTGCCCCACCGTCTCAGCTATCCCGAGCTGTTGCCAACAGAGGCGCATAGCGCCCATCTCTATCGCGGCTTCGACGACCTGGTGGCGCGCTTGAAATGGGCCGCCCTGCACCCGGCCCTCGTTCGCCAGATCGATCTCAGCCCCGTCGCCGCCCGCTACGACTGGCGCCACCTAGCGCCCGTCTACGATGCCGTGCTCGCAGACCTGGCTGGCCAAGGGCAGGGTGAGCGGCCATGA
- a CDS encoding maleylpyruvate isomerase N-terminal domain-containing protein, whose protein sequence is MNPPDILKYGHLTVLKTLSRIPPAEVNTPGAVGYWSTKDVVGHLASFELVLVEILENLIRPRPMPLTEQLAADGQAFNDEQVDRLRRPLAVAQVLDEYQAAHEQVRRAVVALPPASWRQPGILPWYGPEYDLEDFIAYMYYGHKREHSGQIAIFGDRFRG, encoded by the coding sequence ATGAACCCACCCGACATCCTCAAATACGGCCATCTGACCGTGCTGAAGACCCTGTCGCGCATCCCCCCAGCCGAAGTGAACACCCCTGGCGCCGTGGGCTATTGGTCGACCAAGGACGTGGTCGGACACCTGGCTTCGTTCGAGCTGGTGCTGGTCGAGATTCTCGAAAATCTCATCCGGCCCCGCCCTATGCCCTTGACCGAGCAGCTGGCCGCCGACGGGCAGGCCTTCAACGATGAGCAGGTGGATCGCCTGCGCCGGCCGCTGGCCGTGGCGCAGGTGCTAGACGAGTATCAGGCTGCGCACGAGCAGGTGCGCCGGGCCGTGGTGGCCCTGCCCCCGGCCTCCTGGCGGCAGCCTGGCATCCTGCCCTGGTACGGCCCGGAATACGACCTCGAAGATTTCATTGCCTATATGTATTACGGTCACAAGCGCGAGCATAGCGGCCAGATTGCGATATTTGGTGACCGATTCAGGGGGTGA
- a CDS encoding nuclear transport factor 2 family protein, with protein MNRLGLFLLVLLLAACRPTSPVAPRSQSDDQTALRQLLLAEAEAVVKQDVERLAGLWAADGVVIDARHTADNQGDDATWRGRDAILDRYMVLVFPGNPQFAEPTDISFEISGDTAKAVSTTRIGDEVSPAGDRWEFRFADGRWWITSLTYNLEP; from the coding sequence ATGAATCGTCTCGGCCTGTTCTTGCTCGTGCTGCTGTTGGCTGCCTGCCGGCCGACCTCCCCCGTGGCCCCGCGCAGCCAGAGCGATGACCAAACGGCTCTGCGCCAACTCCTGCTGGCAGAAGCGGAGGCGGTGGTGAAGCAGGACGTCGAGCGCCTGGCCGGATTGTGGGCCGCCGACGGGGTGGTGATCGACGCCAGGCATACAGCCGATAACCAGGGTGACGATGCCACCTGGCGCGGGCGCGACGCCATCCTCGACCGCTACATGGTGCTGGTCTTTCCTGGCAACCCCCAATTTGCCGAACCGACAGACATCTCGTTCGAAATCAGCGGCGATACAGCCAAAGCGGTCTCCACCACCCGCATTGGCGACGAGGTTTCGCCTGCGGGCGACCGCTGGGAGTTTCGTTTTGCCGATGGTCGCTGGTGGATCACCTCGCTCACCTACAATCTGGAGCCTTGA